In Fimbriiglobus ruber, a genomic segment contains:
- a CDS encoding FkbM family methyltransferase codes for MSASGLYKLVRRVGPANAGRLLGRRFLVGKPADGLYPVRAAGLARPLYVRPHSSDPIVFSAILRNETYGCVGDIPSPGLVIDCGANVGFASVYFLNRFPGCRVIAVEPDLANYAVLERNLAPFADRVKMVRSGVWSHPAGLKMNEESYRDGRDWARMVRECRPGEQPEFTATDIGTLLAESGADRISILKIDVEKAETEIFARNYESWIDRVDVLVIELHDDECRNVFFRALSGRPFQIREAGELTVCHRQAA; via the coding sequence ATGAGTGCAAGCGGATTATACAAATTGGTCCGCCGGGTTGGTCCGGCTAACGCGGGCCGGTTGCTCGGCCGGCGGTTCCTGGTCGGTAAACCGGCCGACGGGCTTTATCCGGTTCGCGCGGCCGGCCTCGCCAGACCGCTCTACGTCCGCCCCCATTCGAGTGACCCCATTGTTTTCAGTGCGATCTTACGGAACGAAACGTACGGCTGCGTCGGCGACATCCCGTCCCCCGGGCTGGTCATCGATTGCGGGGCCAACGTCGGGTTCGCATCGGTTTACTTCCTGAACCGCTTTCCGGGCTGTCGGGTGATCGCGGTCGAACCCGACCTCGCCAACTACGCGGTTCTGGAACGGAACCTGGCCCCCTTCGCCGACCGAGTCAAAATGGTCCGGTCCGGGGTCTGGTCTCACCCGGCTGGTTTGAAAATGAACGAGGAGTCGTACCGCGATGGCCGGGATTGGGCGCGGATGGTCCGTGAGTGTCGCCCCGGTGAACAGCCGGAATTCACCGCGACCGACATCGGCACACTGCTGGCCGAATCTGGGGCCGATCGCATCTCGATCCTGAAAATCGATGTCGAGAAAGCGGAGACGGAAATCTTCGCCCGAAATTACGAAAGCTGGATCGATCGGGTCGATGTCCTGGTCATCGAGTTGCACGACGACGAGTGTCGGAATGTCTTTTTTCGAGCACTGAGCGGACGGCCGTTCCAAATCCGAGAGGCCGGGGAACTGACCGTTTGCCACCGGCAAGCGGCCTAA
- a CDS encoding Gfo/Idh/MocA family protein translates to MSVRLHRRRFLQAGTAAGLGYLFTGPSFSVSKVYGANDKLRIGGIGVGGKGRSDIEQAGSLAEVVALCDIDSSKGHLGGAAEKFPKAETFDDYRKLFDAPVFKNVDALTISTPDHTHALAAAICIRAGKHVYVQKPLAHSVFEAHLLRKLAKEHKVCTQMGNQGTAANGLRRAVELIQAGTIGPIKEVHVWTNRPIWPQAPKVTKRPSGTFETPKNVNWDAFIGPAPERPYAPGYHSFAWRGWWDFGTGAIGDMACHTANMAFMGLKLGHPEHVSAEATGVNAETCPGSAHVTLKFPARGDLPPVTLNWYEGQKDGKKLVPPSELIEKAIALDTNSKRKTKLVDSGSILVGEKGIIYSPDDYGAEVFFGPAEEFAKLQKGKPEHLPINNGGDHGQKKEWIEAIKANDPKKALSNFDYASFLTAAFLLGNVAIRTGKEFGFDGETLTAKGCPEAAQYIKTEYRKGWDLLEGKA, encoded by the coding sequence ATGTCCGTGCGTCTGCACCGCCGGCGTTTCCTCCAGGCCGGCACCGCGGCCGGTCTCGGGTACCTGTTCACCGGCCCGTCGTTCTCCGTTTCCAAAGTGTACGGGGCGAACGACAAGCTCCGCATCGGCGGCATCGGCGTCGGCGGTAAGGGCCGCAGCGACATCGAACAGGCCGGGAGCCTCGCCGAAGTCGTCGCCCTCTGCGACATCGATTCCAGCAAGGGGCACCTCGGCGGCGCGGCCGAGAAGTTCCCGAAGGCCGAGACGTTCGACGACTACCGCAAGCTGTTCGACGCCCCGGTGTTCAAGAACGTCGACGCGCTGACCATCAGCACCCCGGACCACACGCACGCCCTGGCGGCCGCGATCTGCATTCGGGCCGGCAAGCACGTGTACGTCCAGAAGCCGCTGGCCCACTCGGTCTTTGAAGCCCACCTCCTCCGCAAGCTCGCGAAGGAACACAAGGTCTGCACCCAGATGGGCAACCAGGGGACGGCCGCGAACGGGTTGCGGCGGGCCGTCGAGCTGATCCAGGCCGGCACGATCGGGCCGATCAAGGAAGTCCACGTCTGGACGAACCGGCCGATCTGGCCGCAGGCCCCGAAGGTGACGAAGCGGCCGTCCGGCACGTTCGAGACCCCGAAGAACGTCAACTGGGACGCGTTTATCGGGCCGGCCCCCGAACGGCCGTACGCCCCCGGGTACCACTCGTTCGCCTGGCGCGGCTGGTGGGACTTCGGCACCGGCGCGATCGGCGACATGGCCTGCCACACCGCGAACATGGCGTTCATGGGCCTCAAACTGGGCCACCCGGAACACGTCTCGGCCGAGGCCACCGGCGTGAACGCAGAAACCTGCCCGGGGTCCGCTCACGTGACCCTCAAGTTCCCGGCCCGTGGCGACCTGCCGCCGGTTACGCTGAACTGGTACGAAGGCCAGAAGGACGGCAAGAAGCTGGTCCCGCCGTCCGAGCTGATCGAAAAGGCAATCGCCCTCGACACCAACTCGAAGCGGAAGACCAAGCTGGTCGACAGCGGCTCGATCTTGGTCGGTGAGAAGGGGATCATTTACTCCCCGGACGACTACGGCGCCGAAGTCTTCTTCGGCCCGGCCGAGGAGTTCGCCAAGCTGCAAAAGGGCAAGCCGGAACACCTGCCGATCAACAACGGCGGCGACCACGGCCAGAAGAAAGAGTGGATCGAGGCGATCAAGGCCAACGACCCGAAGAAGGCCCTCTCGAACTTCGACTACGCCAGCTTCCTGACCGCCGCGTTCCTGCTCGGGAACGTCGCCATCCGGACCGGCAAAGAGTTCGGCTTCGACGGCGAGACCCTGACCGCCAAGGGCTGCCCCGAAGCCGCCCAGTACATCAAGACCGAGTACCGTAAGGGTTGGGATCTGCTCGAAGGTAAAGCGTAA
- a CDS encoding SirB1 family protein, producing MDLDATLARLAADPDAPVDLAEVALHLAQDEYPDLDIPTYLARLDAFADAIPIPTAGPLAVRVTELCHYLFEEEGFVGNAEDYYDARNSYLNDVLDRKLGIPITLSLLAMTVGERCGLTIVGVGLPGHFVAKAVDGGDEVLFDPFNGGQLLDREACSALVEAVTGRPFSATDAALAATPPGAVVHRMLNNLKGTYLRAPDYARAARVTARLVQLAPGDPTQRRDLGVTLVHAGQHGRAIDHLRAYLDAVPAADDTQVVEEFLKEASHQVARWN from the coding sequence ATGGACCTCGACGCTACCCTCGCGCGGCTCGCAGCCGACCCGGACGCCCCGGTCGACCTGGCCGAAGTCGCACTTCACCTGGCGCAAGACGAATACCCCGATCTCGACATCCCAACATACCTGGCCCGGCTCGACGCCTTCGCCGACGCCATCCCTATTCCGACCGCCGGGCCGCTCGCCGTGCGGGTGACGGAACTCTGCCATTACCTGTTTGAAGAAGAAGGGTTTGTCGGAAACGCGGAAGATTATTACGACGCCCGGAACAGCTACCTCAACGACGTCCTCGACCGCAAGCTCGGCATCCCGATCACTCTCTCCTTGCTGGCCATGACGGTCGGCGAACGCTGCGGGCTGACTATCGTCGGCGTGGGCCTCCCGGGGCACTTCGTCGCCAAGGCCGTGGACGGCGGGGACGAAGTCCTGTTCGACCCGTTCAACGGCGGACAGCTTCTCGACCGGGAGGCATGTTCGGCCCTGGTCGAAGCGGTGACCGGGCGGCCCTTTTCGGCGACAGACGCCGCCCTCGCCGCGACCCCGCCCGGCGCCGTCGTCCACCGGATGCTCAACAACCTCAAGGGGACGTACCTCCGCGCGCCGGATTACGCCCGGGCCGCCCGCGTCACCGCCCGCCTCGTGCAACTGGCACCCGGCGACCCGACCCAGCGGCGAGACCTGGGTGTCACCCTCGTCCACGCCGGCCAGCACGGCCGCGCGATCGACCATCTCCGCGCGTACCTTGACGCGGTCCCGGCGGCCGACGATACTCAGGTCGTCGAAGAGTTCCTGAAAGAAGCCAGCCACCAGGTGGCACGCTGGAACTGA
- the ispE gene encoding 4-(cytidine 5'-diphospho)-2-C-methyl-D-erythritol kinase — protein MLSQMASEAPFAGGADGPFAGLPAGADARVVWAPAKVNLHLEILGKRADGYHAVETLILAIDLFDTLEVRDDPSGRLTLACDPPGLPTGPANLVYRAADALRRATGTTRGAAMRLVKRIPHEAGLGGGSSDAAAALAALNRLWGLNLTRAGLLAAAAEIGSDVGVFLSPPAGWCTGRGEVVEPETVGAPLHLVVVKPPVGLSTAEVYKRVTVPARPVNGDAVRAALRAGDAQAAARGLHNRLQEPAFAAAPVVESTYHRLAACGPLGCLLSGSGSSLFAVCRDGADAVRVATEFRVGAPPNELSSQVFVVRSYWPMPR, from the coding sequence ATGTTGAGCCAGATGGCTAGCGAAGCCCCGTTCGCCGGGGGCGCCGACGGTCCGTTCGCGGGTTTGCCCGCGGGGGCCGACGCGCGGGTCGTTTGGGCACCGGCCAAGGTCAACCTGCATTTAGAAATCCTCGGGAAGCGCGCGGACGGGTACCACGCCGTCGAGACCCTGATCCTCGCCATCGACCTGTTCGACACGCTGGAAGTGCGCGACGACCCGTCCGGTCGGTTGACGCTCGCGTGCGACCCGCCCGGCCTGCCGACCGGCCCGGCCAACCTGGTCTACAGGGCGGCGGACGCCCTCCGCCGGGCGACCGGGACGACCCGCGGGGCCGCCATGCGGCTGGTGAAACGCATCCCGCACGAAGCGGGCCTGGGTGGCGGGTCGAGCGACGCGGCCGCCGCGCTCGCAGCCCTGAACCGCTTGTGGGGCTTGAACCTGACGCGCGCCGGGTTGCTCGCCGCGGCCGCCGAAATTGGGTCGGACGTCGGGGTATTCCTCTCGCCCCCGGCTGGTTGGTGTACCGGACGTGGCGAAGTCGTGGAGCCGGAAACCGTCGGCGCACCGCTGCATTTAGTCGTCGTGAAGCCGCCGGTCGGGCTGAGTACGGCCGAAGTTTATAAACGGGTGACGGTCCCCGCCCGCCCGGTCAACGGTGACGCGGTTCGGGCCGCGCTGCGGGCGGGCGACGCCCAAGCCGCCGCGCGGGGACTACACAACCGCCTCCAGGAGCCGGCGTTCGCCGCGGCTCCGGTGGTCGAATCCACTTACCACCGGCTGGCCGCGTGCGGGCCGCTGGGGTGTTTGCTGTCCGGGAGTGGGTCGAGTCTGTTTGCCGTGTGCCGGGACGGGGCGGACGCCGTCCGGGTGGCAACCGAGTTTCGCGTTGGGGCCCCGCCGAATGAACTGTCGAGTCAGGTTTTCGTGGTCCGGAGTTACTGGCCGATGCCGCGTTGA
- a CDS encoding PDZ domain-containing protein — MIRLPHRFTVPMLAALILTLVAVPAPIPAADAPPAADKQKQIEDLEKQIADIQKRLAELKAAPAAPTTPEGTIPDDVSKQFAWRCIGPANMGGRISAIAAVESDPSTYFVATASGGLLKTVNNGTTFEHQFDKEGTVSIGDVAVALSDPNVVWVGSGEANPRNSVSYGDGVYKSVDGGKTWKNIGLGKTFQIGKILIHPKKPDTVYVGALGRLYGPSPDRGLYKTEDGGKTWVKVLFVDDKTGVIDARMDPADPETLIVAMWERKRDEFDGFFGDTPVPDMYGPIVTHGAGGGLFKSKDGGKTWKKLTDEKLATGLPTIKLGRIGLDYSRKTKGLVVAIIDTEKVGTGELSKVYMGVVGADAPGGGAKITQVTGDGPAAKAGLKVDDIVTTADGTKVETYEKFVDYFLGKKPGDKIKLTVTRDGKEVAAEVTLGTRAEPAPPPSSPPVVGIRFEPGDKLVVAGVADDGPAAKAGIRPADEIVSLDGKKVVNPKDLATVLTGKKAGDVVKVTVSRGVGDKKEEKTFDVALARNPAAAPPGRGGRGNREAPSTKPYGATLGGQQANVQNRQGKDGYQTGGVYVSKDNGDTWTRVNSLNPRPMYFSVVRVDPTDDNVIYVLGFEPVLWRSNDGGKTFASVPTARGVHPDAHAMWIDPTNPRRFIVGCDGGFYTSYDRGATWEHLNTLALGQYYHVATDTRRPYRVYGGLQDNGSWGGPSHALRRYGPVNEDWMFLNGGDGFVCRVDPTDPDLVYAESQNGAIGRRNLRTGEFGAIRPPRKQGDEPLRFNWNTPFILSHHNPSIFYCGAQFVFRSVSRGDNLKPISADLTRTKKGSLVQVAESPRTPDVLWAGSDDGYVWVSKDAGTTWTNVSANLTPAGLPGPRWVACLEPSRDKDGRCYAVFDGHRSDDDRPYVFVTDDFGATWKAITSNLPVFGSTRVVREDIVNTNILYLGTEFGAWVSANRGTTWTRLGAGLPTVAVHEFAQPTVANDLVAGTHGRSVWVLDIASVRQMKPEVFKEKVTLFNPAPAVRWKIGVGADSPYSSNDHRYVGQNPAPGATVDYLLTQKADKLTLKVTDAVGRVMKTFDKPGTAAGLHRLSWDLRGPGTQRPPTGGRILTGSQVQPGAYRVVLTVGDKEYTQSLMVELDPNASHDLITTESVAEQAQTARRALRAAERAVTGAVQGGRED, encoded by the coding sequence GTGATTCGTTTGCCGCACCGGTTCACTGTTCCGATGCTCGCCGCGCTGATTCTGACCCTCGTCGCGGTCCCCGCGCCGATCCCGGCGGCGGACGCACCACCAGCCGCCGACAAGCAAAAGCAGATCGAGGATCTGGAAAAACAAATTGCGGACATACAGAAGAGACTGGCCGAGTTGAAGGCGGCTCCAGCCGCCCCGACTACCCCCGAGGGGACGATCCCCGACGACGTCTCGAAACAATTCGCGTGGCGGTGCATCGGCCCGGCGAACATGGGTGGCCGCATCTCCGCAATCGCCGCCGTCGAGTCCGACCCGAGTACGTACTTCGTCGCCACCGCGTCCGGTGGATTGCTCAAGACGGTAAACAACGGCACCACGTTCGAGCACCAGTTCGACAAGGAAGGGACCGTTTCCATCGGCGACGTGGCCGTCGCGCTGTCCGACCCGAACGTCGTCTGGGTCGGTTCGGGGGAGGCCAACCCGCGGAACTCCGTGTCATACGGCGACGGGGTGTACAAGTCGGTGGACGGCGGCAAGACGTGGAAGAACATTGGGCTCGGCAAGACGTTCCAGATCGGCAAGATCTTGATCCACCCCAAGAAGCCGGACACGGTTTACGTCGGCGCGCTCGGCCGGCTCTACGGCCCGAGCCCCGACCGCGGGTTGTACAAGACCGAGGACGGCGGGAAGACGTGGGTCAAGGTGCTGTTCGTAGACGACAAGACCGGCGTGATCGACGCCCGCATGGACCCGGCCGACCCGGAGACCCTGATCGTCGCCATGTGGGAGCGGAAGCGGGACGAGTTCGACGGCTTCTTCGGCGACACGCCGGTCCCGGACATGTACGGCCCCATCGTCACGCACGGCGCGGGCGGCGGGCTGTTCAAATCCAAGGACGGCGGGAAGACCTGGAAGAAACTGACGGACGAAAAGCTCGCCACCGGCCTGCCCACGATCAAACTCGGGCGGATTGGGCTCGACTATTCGCGCAAGACGAAGGGGCTCGTCGTCGCCATCATTGACACCGAGAAAGTCGGCACCGGCGAATTGTCCAAGGTCTACATGGGTGTCGTCGGCGCGGACGCCCCGGGCGGCGGGGCGAAGATCACTCAGGTCACAGGCGACGGCCCCGCGGCCAAGGCCGGGCTGAAGGTCGATGACATCGTGACGACGGCGGACGGAACCAAAGTCGAGACTTACGAGAAGTTCGTCGACTACTTTCTGGGTAAGAAGCCCGGCGACAAGATCAAGCTGACGGTCACGCGGGACGGCAAAGAGGTCGCGGCCGAGGTGACGCTGGGTACGCGAGCCGAACCCGCACCGCCACCGTCGTCGCCGCCCGTGGTCGGCATTCGTTTTGAACCCGGTGACAAGTTGGTCGTGGCAGGAGTCGCCGACGACGGCCCGGCCGCCAAGGCCGGCATCCGGCCCGCGGACGAGATCGTCTCGCTGGACGGGAAGAAGGTCGTTAACCCGAAAGACCTCGCGACCGTCCTGACCGGGAAGAAAGCTGGCGACGTGGTGAAAGTCACCGTGTCCCGCGGGGTAGGCGACAAGAAAGAGGAAAAGACCTTCGACGTCGCCCTCGCCCGGAACCCGGCGGCCGCACCGCCGGGCCGGGGTGGGAGGGGCAACCGTGAAGCCCCATCCACGAAGCCTTACGGCGCGACCCTCGGCGGCCAGCAGGCGAACGTCCAGAATCGCCAGGGCAAAGACGGCTACCAGACCGGCGGCGTCTACGTGAGCAAGGACAACGGCGACACCTGGACGCGGGTCAACAGCCTGAACCCGCGGCCGATGTATTTCAGCGTCGTCCGCGTCGACCCGACCGACGACAACGTGATTTACGTCCTGGGCTTCGAGCCGGTGCTGTGGCGGAGCAACGACGGCGGGAAGACGTTCGCCTCCGTCCCGACGGCCCGCGGCGTCCACCCGGACGCCCACGCGATGTGGATCGACCCGACGAACCCGCGCCGGTTCATTGTCGGCTGCGACGGCGGTTTTTACACCAGCTACGATCGCGGGGCCACCTGGGAACACCTCAACACGCTCGCCCTGGGCCAATACTATCACGTCGCTACCGACACCCGCCGGCCGTACCGGGTTTACGGCGGCCTGCAGGACAACGGCAGTTGGGGCGGCCCGAGTCACGCGCTGCGGCGGTACGGCCCGGTCAACGAGGACTGGATGTTCCTCAACGGTGGCGACGGCTTTGTCTGCCGCGTCGACCCCACCGACCCCGATCTGGTGTACGCCGAGAGCCAGAACGGAGCGATCGGTCGCCGGAACCTGCGGACCGGCGAGTTCGGCGCCATCCGGCCGCCGCGCAAACAGGGCGACGAGCCGCTCCGGTTCAACTGGAACACGCCGTTCATCCTCTCGCACCACAACCCGAGCATCTTCTACTGCGGCGCCCAGTTCGTCTTCCGCTCGGTCAGCCGCGGCGACAACCTCAAGCCGATCTCCGCGGACCTGACGCGGACGAAGAAGGGCAGCCTTGTCCAGGTCGCCGAGTCGCCACGGACGCCGGACGTACTGTGGGCCGGCTCGGACGACGGGTACGTGTGGGTGAGCAAGGACGCCGGGACGACCTGGACCAACGTGAGCGCGAACCTGACGCCCGCCGGCCTGCCCGGCCCGCGGTGGGTCGCCTGCCTGGAGCCGTCCCGCGACAAGGACGGCCGGTGTTACGCCGTCTTCGACGGCCACCGGTCGGACGACGACAGGCCCTACGTGTTCGTGACCGACGACTTCGGCGCGACCTGGAAGGCGATCACTTCAAACCTGCCCGTTTTCGGCTCGACGCGGGTGGTCCGCGAGGACATCGTGAACACGAACATCCTGTATCTGGGCACCGAGTTCGGCGCCTGGGTGTCCGCGAACAGGGGAACAACCTGGACGCGGCTTGGGGCCGGATTGCCGACGGTGGCCGTCCACGAGTTCGCCCAGCCGACCGTGGCGAACGATCTGGTCGCGGGCACGCACGGCCGGAGCGTCTGGGTGCTGGACATCGCCAGCGTCCGGCAGATGAAGCCCGAGGTGTTCAAGGAAAAGGTCACTCTATTCAACCCCGCGCCGGCAGTCCGGTGGAAGATCGGGGTGGGTGCCGACTCGCCGTACAGCTCGAACGACCACCGCTACGTCGGCCAGAATCCGGCCCCCGGAGCCACGGTCGACTACCTGCTCACCCAGAAGGCGGACAAATTGACGCTGAAGGTGACGGACGCGGTCGGCCGGGTGATGAAGACGTTCGACAAGCCCGGCACGGCGGCGGGCCTACACCGCCTCTCGTGGGACCTCCGCGGCCCCGGCACCCAGCGCCCGCCAACCGGCGGCCGTATCCTGACCGGGTCGCAGGTCCAGCCCGGGGCGTACCGAGTGGTGCTGACCGTGGGCGACAAGGAGTACACTCAATCGCTCATGGTGGAACTCGACCCGAACGCCTCGCACGACCTGATCACGACCGAGAGCGTGGCCGAGCAGGCGCAGACCGCCCGGCGGGCGCTGCGAGCAGCCGAGCGGGCAGTGACGGGAGCAGTACAAGGGGGGCGTGAGGACTGA
- a CDS encoding SpoVG family protein, which translates to MVITEVRIKLCEENNERLLAFCSVTFNNEFVVRDLKIIEGTKGTFVAMPSRKLTDRCTHCVGKNHLRARFCNSCGHRLDENRALRAADGRAKLHADIAHPIHSSAREKLQAAVVRAYQEEKERAKTPGYVCRYDDYDSDYEEADAAITYGGVVAEMGGKVLKAHGPHQPAQRGTHMGQPADAPAVKARTGDEFGAGIL; encoded by the coding sequence GTGGTCATCACGGAAGTCCGCATCAAGCTGTGTGAAGAGAACAACGAGCGGCTGCTCGCGTTCTGCTCGGTGACGTTCAACAACGAGTTCGTGGTCCGCGACCTGAAAATCATTGAGGGCACCAAGGGGACGTTCGTCGCCATGCCCAGCCGCAAGCTGACCGACCGGTGTACGCATTGCGTTGGCAAGAATCACCTGCGGGCCCGGTTCTGCAACAGTTGCGGGCACCGGCTGGACGAAAACCGCGCGCTCCGTGCGGCCGACGGCCGGGCTAAGTTGCACGCCGACATCGCCCACCCGATCCACTCGTCCGCCCGGGAAAAGCTGCAGGCGGCCGTCGTCCGCGCGTACCAGGAAGAGAAGGAGCGGGCGAAGACGCCGGGGTACGTCTGCCGGTACGACGACTACGACAGCGACTACGAGGAAGCCGACGCCGCGATCACCTACGGCGGGGTCGTGGCCGAGATGGGCGGCAAGGTGTTGAAGGCGCACGGCCCGCACCAACCCGCCCAGCGGGGCACGCACATGGGCCAACCGGCGGACGCCCCGGCGGTCAAGGCGCGGACCGGCGACGAGTTCGGCGCCGGCATCTTGTAA